A window of Actinopolymorpha sp. NPDC004070 contains these coding sequences:
- a CDS encoding ribosomal protein L7/L12 yields the protein MNDVLVVILAGLAVLVGMVLFRRRGPEADRAVPGSRPYAGSGLPGQQAQPGQQDQQGRTPGSGQPARTGTARILNQPVDPMVVAVVVSLLGQNKKIKAVKELRESTRLGLADAKALVEAIAAGHRPPTVVLRGDAVDVTPPTSARDPHGSPVSQESAGPSPADLAGRARSLRSQGLESEAVQLVRAETGMGLADAQRFVRALG from the coding sequence GTGAACGACGTCCTGGTGGTGATCCTTGCCGGACTCGCCGTCCTCGTGGGGATGGTGCTCTTCCGGCGACGCGGGCCCGAGGCCGACCGGGCGGTGCCCGGGAGCCGGCCGTACGCGGGATCCGGCCTCCCGGGGCAGCAGGCACAGCCGGGCCAGCAGGACCAGCAGGGGCGAACCCCGGGGTCCGGGCAGCCCGCCCGGACAGGCACCGCGCGGATCCTCAACCAGCCCGTCGACCCGATGGTCGTGGCCGTGGTGGTGTCCCTGCTGGGCCAGAACAAGAAGATCAAGGCCGTCAAGGAGCTGCGCGAGTCGACCCGGCTGGGCCTCGCCGACGCCAAGGCGCTGGTGGAGGCGATCGCCGCCGGGCACCGGCCGCCCACGGTCGTGCTGCGCGGCGACGCGGTCGACGTCACTCCGCCCACCTCGGCCCGGGACCCGCACGGGTCACCGGTGTCGCAGGAGTCGGCGGGCCCGTCGCCGGCGGACCTGGCCGGACGCGCCCGCTCGCTGCGCTCGCAGGGCCTCGAGAGCGAGGCGGTCCAACTGGTCCGGGCCGAAACCGGGATGGGCCTGGCCGACGCGCAGCGGTTCGTCCGCGCGCTCGGCTGA
- a CDS encoding MerR family transcriptional regulator translates to MRMKEMVARTGVHERLLRYYEQQGLLAPDRLPSGYRVYSEADVEAVRRIRCLLAAGLPTATIAQVLPCVSTDDDRLVPTCPDLVARLHRERERISRAIDELATSREMLDHVLSAAPPEPRPAS, encoded by the coding sequence ATGCGGATGAAGGAGATGGTCGCGCGGACCGGGGTGCACGAGCGCCTGCTGCGCTACTACGAGCAGCAGGGCCTGCTCGCCCCCGACCGGTTGCCGAGCGGCTACCGGGTCTACAGCGAGGCCGACGTGGAGGCAGTCCGGCGGATCCGCTGCCTGCTGGCCGCCGGCCTGCCCACGGCCACCATCGCCCAGGTGCTTCCGTGTGTGAGTACCGACGACGACCGGCTCGTCCCCACCTGCCCCGATCTGGTCGCCCGGCTCCACCGGGAACGCGAACGCATCAGCCGGGCCATCGACGAGCTCGCCACCTCGCGGGAGATGCTGGACCACGTGCTGTCCGCGGCACCGCCAGAGCCGAGACCGGCTTCCTAG
- a CDS encoding Prokaryotic metallothionein, with product MSACEVCGNDYWMSFEVHTGSGAVHTFDSFECAVQRLAPVCEQCRCRIIGHGVEVDGRFFCCAHCARGSGAAHGKEIRDAAGVRPG from the coding sequence ATGAGCGCCTGCGAAGTTTGCGGCAACGACTACTGGATGTCGTTCGAGGTCCACACCGGAAGCGGTGCGGTGCACACGTTCGACTCCTTCGAGTGCGCGGTGCAGCGGCTGGCTCCGGTGTGCGAGCAGTGCCGCTGCCGGATCATCGGGCACGGGGTGGAGGTCGACGGCAGGTTCTTCTGCTGCGCCCACTGTGCCCGCGGCTCCGGCGCCGCGCACGGCAAGGAGATCCGGGACGCCGCGGGAGTACGCCCCGGCTGA
- the aroB gene encoding 3-dehydroquinate synthase translates to MSESVRIPVRTARPYDVVVGTNVLHELPALLGDGVRKVAVVHQQALTATGERIRDLLTGRGFSAYLLEVPDAEQSKTAEVAARCWSALGAWGFTRSDALVGVGGGATTDLAGFVAATWLRGVAVVQVPTTLLGMVDAAVGGKTGINTAEGKNLVGAFHEPRGVLCDLASLRTLPGPDYVSGLAEVVKCGFIADPVILDLIEADPAAAADPAGDLTAELVERSVRIKAGVVADDLTETSATAGGGIGREVLNYGHTMGHAIERAEHYRWRHGAAVSVGLVYVAELARLAGRLDEHTARRHRDILDRLGLPTAYRGADWPALLAGMRLDKKARGDLVRFVVLDGLAKPGLLEGPDADLMRSAYDTIAG, encoded by the coding sequence GTGAGCGAGTCCGTCCGGATCCCGGTCCGCACCGCCCGTCCCTACGACGTCGTCGTCGGTACGAACGTGCTCCACGAGCTGCCCGCACTGCTCGGCGACGGCGTACGCAAGGTCGCCGTCGTGCACCAGCAGGCGCTGACCGCGACCGGCGAGCGGATCCGCGACCTGCTGACCGGGCGCGGCTTCTCCGCCTACCTGCTGGAGGTGCCCGACGCCGAGCAGTCCAAGACGGCCGAGGTCGCCGCCCGCTGCTGGTCGGCCCTCGGCGCGTGGGGCTTCACCCGCTCCGACGCGCTGGTCGGCGTCGGCGGGGGAGCGACCACCGACCTCGCGGGGTTCGTCGCGGCCACCTGGCTGCGCGGCGTGGCGGTCGTACAGGTGCCGACCACGTTGCTCGGCATGGTCGACGCGGCCGTGGGCGGCAAGACCGGCATCAACACCGCCGAGGGAAAGAACCTCGTCGGCGCCTTCCACGAGCCGAGGGGCGTGCTCTGCGACCTGGCGTCCCTGCGCACGCTGCCGGGGCCGGACTACGTGAGCGGGCTGGCCGAGGTGGTCAAGTGCGGGTTCATCGCCGACCCGGTGATCCTGGACCTGATCGAGGCCGACCCCGCTGCCGCCGCCGACCCGGCCGGCGACCTCACCGCCGAACTCGTCGAACGCTCGGTCCGGATCAAGGCCGGTGTCGTCGCCGACGACCTCACCGAGACCTCGGCCACCGCAGGCGGCGGCATCGGCCGCGAGGTGCTCAACTACGGGCACACCATGGGGCACGCGATCGAACGCGCCGAGCACTACCGCTGGCGGCACGGCGCCGCGGTGTCGGTGGGCCTGGTCTACGTCGCCGAGCTCGCCCGGCTGGCCGGGCGACTGGACGAGCACACCGCACGGCGCCACCGCGACATCCTGGACCGGCTCGGCCTGCCGACCGCCTACCGCGGCGCCGACTGGCCCGCCCTGCTGGCCGGGATGCGGCTGGACAAGAAGGCCCGCGGCGATCTCGTCCGCTTCGTCGTCCTGGACGGCCTGGCCAAGCCGGGCCTGCTGGAAGGCCCCGACGCCGACCTGATGCGCTCGGCGTACGACACGATCGCGGGCTGA
- a CDS encoding shikimate kinase, translating into MTAPKVVLIGPPGAGKSTVGTLVAELLGVTFRDTDTDVETETGSVIADIFVDRGEAAFRRLERAAVRRALTEHPGVLALGGGAVLDADTRRDLCSQHVVFLDVSLADAARRVGLDTSRPLLLGNVRGQLKQLMDARRPLYGEVASVVISTDGREPADIAAEVLRTVRGTGPAGECRP; encoded by the coding sequence TTGACCGCGCCCAAGGTCGTCCTCATCGGCCCGCCCGGTGCCGGCAAGAGCACCGTCGGCACGCTCGTCGCCGAGCTGCTCGGCGTGACCTTCCGCGACACCGACACCGACGTGGAGACCGAGACCGGATCGGTGATCGCGGACATCTTCGTCGACCGGGGCGAGGCCGCGTTCCGCCGGCTGGAACGCGCTGCCGTCCGCCGGGCGCTGACCGAGCACCCGGGCGTCCTCGCCCTGGGCGGCGGTGCGGTCCTGGACGCCGACACCCGCCGCGACCTGTGCAGCCAGCACGTGGTGTTCCTGGACGTCTCGCTCGCCGACGCGGCCCGCCGGGTCGGCCTGGACACCTCCCGGCCGCTGCTGCTCGGGAACGTCCGTGGCCAGCTCAAGCAGCTGATGGACGCCCGGCGCCCGCTCTACGGCGAGGTCGCCTCGGTGGTGATCTCCACCGACGGGCGCGAGCCGGCCGACATCGCCGCCGAGGTGCTCCGCACGGTGCGGGGCACCGGCCCGGCGGGGGAGTGCCGGCCGTGA
- the aroC gene encoding chorismate synthase, with protein sequence MLRWLTAGESHGPALVAILEGLPAGVQITTDDVSRQLARRRLGYGRGARMSFERDELDFLGGVRHGRTLGGPVAVRVGNSEWPKWSQVMAADPVDPDELASLARNAPLTRPRPGHADLVGMQKYGFDEARPVLERASARETAARVALGSVATAFLRQTLDASVLSHVVELGTVRAPAGSVPSAGDLERIDADPVRCLDPTTSQAMVAEVDTAHKEGDTLGGVVEVVVWGLPPGLGSHVHWDRRLDARLAAALMGIQAIKGVEVGDGFELARTRGSAAQDEIERRDDGLRRTSGRSGGTEGGMSTGELLRVRAAMKPISTVPRALRTVDVATGEEARAHHQRSDVCAVPAAGVVAEAMVALVVADAVLEKFGGDSVPETRRNVTAYLDQLSIR encoded by the coding sequence ATGCTTCGGTGGCTCACCGCGGGCGAGTCGCACGGCCCCGCCCTGGTCGCAATTCTCGAGGGACTGCCGGCAGGCGTCCAGATCACCACCGACGACGTCAGCCGCCAGCTGGCCCGTCGGCGGCTGGGCTATGGCCGCGGCGCCCGGATGTCGTTCGAACGTGACGAGCTGGACTTCCTCGGCGGCGTCCGGCACGGTCGCACGCTCGGCGGCCCGGTCGCGGTGCGGGTCGGCAACAGCGAGTGGCCCAAGTGGTCGCAGGTGATGGCCGCCGACCCGGTGGACCCCGACGAGCTCGCCAGCCTGGCCCGCAACGCCCCGCTGACCCGTCCCCGCCCCGGCCACGCCGACCTGGTGGGCATGCAGAAGTACGGCTTCGACGAGGCCCGCCCGGTGCTCGAACGCGCCAGCGCCCGGGAGACCGCGGCCCGGGTCGCACTCGGGTCGGTCGCCACGGCGTTCCTGCGCCAGACGCTGGACGCGTCGGTGCTCAGCCACGTCGTCGAGCTCGGCACGGTGCGCGCCCCGGCGGGCAGCGTCCCGTCCGCCGGTGACCTGGAGCGCATCGACGCCGACCCCGTGCGCTGCCTGGACCCCACGACCAGCCAGGCGATGGTGGCCGAGGTGGACACCGCGCACAAGGAGGGCGACACCCTCGGCGGTGTGGTCGAGGTGGTCGTGTGGGGGCTGCCGCCCGGACTCGGCAGCCACGTGCACTGGGACCGGCGGCTGGACGCGCGGCTCGCTGCCGCACTGATGGGCATCCAGGCGATCAAGGGTGTCGAGGTCGGCGACGGGTTCGAGCTGGCCAGGACCCGCGGCTCGGCCGCCCAGGACGAGATCGAACGCCGCGACGACGGACTGCGCCGCACCTCCGGGCGTTCCGGCGGGACCGAGGGCGGCATGTCCACCGGTGAGCTGCTGCGAGTACGCGCGGCGATGAAGCCGATCTCCACTGTGCCGCGCGCCCTGCGGACCGTCGACGTGGCCACCGGCGAGGAGGCCCGGGCCCACCACCAGCGTTCCGACGTGTGCGCGGTGCCGGCCGCCGGCGTGGTCGCCGAGGCGATGGTGGCGCTGGTCGTCGCCGACGCCGTACTCGAGAAGTTCGGCGGCGACTCGGTGCCGGAGACCCGGCGCAACGTCACCGCCTACCTCGACCAGCTGAGCATCCGTTGA
- a CDS encoding A24 family peptidase — MTAWNIAFVAGCVAVGGVAGTLVPRWVSCLPDPARLDDEDEPVSYAELARWPALPVVAAVTTGLTWGLLAWRLGPDAALPAVLYLALAGILLGYVDLRVRLLPNAVVLPSYAVVVALLGGAALVTGAWSRLAWALVGGAALWVFLALLGMLTPSGLGFGDVKLAGVLGVGLGWFGLPYVLVGTFAAFVLGGLVSLGLVVAGRAHRKTAIPFGPFLLAGFLLTVMYGEPVLGWYLTR, encoded by the coding sequence GTGACGGCATGGAACATCGCGTTCGTGGCGGGTTGCGTCGCGGTCGGCGGTGTCGCCGGGACGCTGGTCCCGCGCTGGGTGTCGTGCCTGCCCGATCCGGCCCGGCTGGACGACGAGGACGAGCCCGTCTCCTACGCCGAGCTGGCCCGCTGGCCGGCGCTGCCCGTGGTGGCCGCCGTCACGACCGGCCTGACCTGGGGTCTGCTGGCGTGGCGGCTGGGACCCGACGCGGCCCTGCCGGCCGTTCTCTACCTTGCCCTGGCCGGGATCCTGCTCGGCTACGTCGACCTGCGGGTGCGGTTGCTGCCCAACGCCGTGGTGCTGCCGTCGTACGCCGTGGTGGTCGCGCTGCTCGGCGGCGCCGCGCTGGTCACCGGAGCCTGGTCCCGGCTGGCGTGGGCGCTGGTCGGAGGGGCGGCGCTGTGGGTGTTCCTGGCGTTGCTGGGGATGCTCACCCCGTCCGGGCTCGGCTTCGGTGACGTCAAGCTGGCGGGGGTGCTCGGAGTGGGGCTGGGCTGGTTCGGCCTGCCGTACGTCCTGGTCGGCACGTTCGCGGCATTCGTGCTCGGCGGGCTGGTGAGCCTCGGGCTTGTGGTGGCCGGGCGCGCGCACCGCAAGACCGCGATCCCGTTCGGGCCGTTCCTGCTGGCGGGATTCCTGCTCACGGTCATGTACGGCGAGCCGGTGCTCGGCTGGTACCTCACGCGCTGA